Proteins from a genomic interval of Brucella melitensis bv. 1 str. 16M:
- a CDS encoding helix-turn-helix domain-containing protein, translating to MTNNAFFSTDMVESRFRNDLVRAAMKPMYEIIMDPNDRSYELSGSAKLYASGLITIGTTTFNTQSYARTPKIIAQGGLDFYVLQLLTGGHLLGDFDGTDVAAKPGDIVIIDMAKTLVSRAFKGPRTTVFIPRAELEEVVGGRNLHGLVLSGTRPITRLLFSYIQELNAVVPDLSMDEAIAAQKVMLTFLRTGITGLEENLVGFLPVNLPMKKRILSFIDQNLSDPLLGPRTIIQNFHVSRSHLYRAFENDGGVAKTIRDKRLDRAFRILAEERNRTVYSKEVAYRCGFNDPAQFASAFKNRFGMSPRDVQASGATLLSLDVDGFSFPKYISQEIAKVVPPSS from the coding sequence ATGACAAATAACGCTTTTTTTTCAACTGATATGGTTGAGAGCCGCTTCCGCAATGATTTGGTGCGGGCGGCCATGAAGCCGATGTACGAAATCATCATGGACCCGAATGATCGCAGCTATGAGCTTTCCGGGTCGGCAAAGCTATATGCAAGTGGCCTGATTACGATCGGTACAACCACGTTCAATACGCAAAGTTATGCGCGTACACCAAAAATAATTGCCCAGGGCGGACTTGATTTCTATGTCCTGCAGCTCCTGACCGGAGGACATCTGCTTGGCGACTTCGATGGTACGGATGTGGCAGCCAAGCCGGGTGATATCGTCATTATCGATATGGCGAAAACGCTTGTCAGCCGGGCCTTCAAGGGGCCGCGAACGACAGTCTTCATTCCGCGTGCCGAGCTGGAAGAGGTCGTGGGCGGAAGAAATCTGCATGGCCTTGTTCTGTCCGGCACCAGACCGATAACGCGGTTGTTATTCAGTTATATTCAAGAGCTTAATGCGGTCGTCCCGGACTTGAGTATGGATGAGGCAATTGCCGCGCAAAAGGTGATGCTTACTTTTTTGCGCACTGGCATAACGGGCCTGGAGGAAAATTTGGTCGGGTTTCTGCCTGTTAATCTTCCCATGAAGAAGCGCATTCTCTCATTCATCGATCAAAATCTTTCCGACCCGCTTCTGGGCCCCCGCACAATCATTCAGAATTTCCATGTGTCCCGTTCTCATCTCTATCGGGCATTCGAGAATGATGGCGGCGTTGCCAAAACTATTCGTGACAAGCGGCTCGACCGCGCCTTTCGCATTTTGGCCGAAGAGCGCAATCGCACGGTTTACTCCAAGGAAGTGGCATATCGCTGCGGGTTCAACGATCCGGCGCAGTTTGCTTCCGCGTTCAAAAATCGTTTCGGCATGTCCCCCAGGGATGTTCAGGCCAGCGGTGCGACGCTGCTTTCATTAGATGTTGATGGTTTTTCGTTCCCGAAATATATTTCGCAAGAAATAGCGAAGGTTGTTCCACCCAGTTCATAG
- a CDS encoding ArnT family glycosyltransferase, translated as MMKNRAIVWGLFLLLFVRLLAMIWVPLTDPTEARYAEIARKMVETGNWITPQFDYGVPFWAKPPLHTWLSAAGIAIFGTTAFTARLGILLASLATLTILWQWACTLTDRRTATIAVLVAASSGLFYVSAAFVQTDMVLTLGVTASMAGFYNGLAGSRRWGWLFFLGLAIGLLAKGPVAVVLSATPIAVWMLWRGNWRDLKHLPWAGGLTLCAVLVIPWYAAAEIAPPGFLKYFLIGEHIQRFLQPGWSGDLYGAGREHARGSIWLFWIVATLPWSPLLPVLIWRLRKNGMPDGKGLHLYLLLFALTPLVFFTPAANILLAYVLPGVPAAALLAVILWTRTGPAGAGWLKLGVVEVLLIFLVITIGSFFGLGRSFLPTQAPLIASYSGPGRLAILGGRSFSAEFYTQDKIVRFQTLNELAAWLKPGDGVLVPKSAYDAFAARFGNAVKPISEDRKYLLFIPIPAASVAKGTGAAAGAVI; from the coding sequence ATGATGAAGAACCGTGCTATCGTCTGGGGCCTGTTTCTGCTGCTTTTTGTGCGGCTCCTCGCGATGATCTGGGTTCCCCTGACAGACCCGACCGAGGCACGCTATGCCGAAATTGCCCGCAAGATGGTTGAAACGGGCAATTGGATCACGCCCCAATTCGATTATGGGGTGCCGTTCTGGGCCAAGCCGCCACTGCATACATGGCTGTCGGCGGCGGGCATCGCCATTTTCGGCACCACAGCCTTTACCGCGCGACTGGGAATATTGCTGGCAAGCCTGGCAACATTGACCATCCTGTGGCAATGGGCCTGCACACTGACCGACCGCCGCACTGCGACAATTGCCGTATTGGTTGCCGCCAGTTCAGGCCTGTTCTATGTCTCTGCCGCATTCGTCCAGACCGATATGGTGCTGACGCTTGGGGTCACCGCCAGCATGGCGGGTTTCTACAACGGGTTGGCAGGAAGCCGCCGCTGGGGCTGGCTCTTCTTTCTGGGACTGGCAATCGGCTTGCTGGCCAAGGGGCCTGTGGCCGTGGTTCTTTCCGCGACACCGATTGCGGTGTGGATGCTTTGGCGCGGCAATTGGCGGGATCTGAAACATTTGCCCTGGGCGGGCGGCCTGACACTATGCGCAGTGCTTGTCATACCGTGGTATGCGGCTGCGGAAATCGCCCCTCCCGGTTTCCTCAAATATTTCCTGATAGGCGAACATATCCAGCGCTTCTTGCAGCCCGGCTGGTCGGGCGATCTTTATGGCGCAGGCCGCGAACATGCCAGAGGATCGATCTGGCTGTTCTGGATCGTGGCCACATTGCCGTGGAGCCCGCTGCTGCCCGTTCTCATCTGGCGGTTAAGAAAGAACGGTATGCCCGATGGCAAAGGGCTTCATCTCTACCTGCTCCTGTTCGCGCTGACACCGTTGGTGTTCTTTACCCCGGCGGCCAATATCCTCCTTGCCTATGTGCTGCCGGGCGTGCCGGCGGCAGCACTGCTTGCCGTTATATTGTGGACCCGAACCGGCCCCGCTGGCGCGGGATGGCTCAAGCTGGGGGTGGTCGAGGTTCTGCTGATCTTTCTTGTCATCACCATCGGCTCATTCTTTGGGCTGGGCCGGTCGTTTCTGCCCACGCAAGCGCCCCTGATTGCAAGCTATTCCGGCCCGGGGCGTCTGGCGATTCTGGGCGGGCGCAGCTTTTCGGCCGAGTTCTATACGCAAGACAAGATCGTCCGGTTTCAAACGCTGAATGAACTGGCCGCCTGGCTCAAGCCGGGTGACGGGGTGCTGGTGCCCAAAAGTGCATATGATGCCTTTGCCGCCCGGTTTGGAAATGCGGTCAAACCGATTTCCGAAGATCGGAAATATCTGCTGTTCATTCCCATACCCGCTGCATCTGTCGCAAAAGGCACGGGTGCCGCCGCCGGTGCGGTGATATGA